The following coding sequences lie in one Monomorium pharaonis isolate MP-MQ-018 chromosome 1, ASM1337386v2, whole genome shotgun sequence genomic window:
- the LOC105834241 gene encoding protein MTSS 2 isoform X4 encodes MDATIERECSALGGLFQQIITDMKNGAPLWEDLISKATKLHASLRAAILAISAYLETFQKIADAATNARGATKEIGTALTRICLRHKAVETRMKSFTSAIMDCLVLPLQEKLEDWKKSLINLDKEHAKEFKKARAELKKRSTDTLRLQKKKARKVQVHLHVQGQSQGHGTYSDVELNKMLESSAAVVQEKRLSLEETERKAVRAALLEERGRFCLLARFLKPVLDEEVAMLMELTHLQEVSDQLQRHAASPHHLPPASEQVITDIKGCDVTQWSLATPPSSPSLSLGSRKSSMCSISSLTSSSSGSCKSHPSPSGHPWHRSLSQETSVQYDRQNPGAVNERPHTISSAYEKGHQRPALSVYTFQAPDRTDSSSCCHSQPASPVSSSSSCSSSNQLSRVQLRRNNGGNRPPIPNRCSSLERPTIPMKNEPPGSPRGKPKLPLPAHLAKELATHQLQQPMYVNMHELANLAASRAQEMQFPLPPPPPPPSTLTAPGTDKTEVLEKDAGSHTSESSLESSSGYGSQNTLPHSHSLHNQNENTWNVPGAAATLSRRGSAQQTNRPPPPTRRTSTVITAPPTSSVNEERGENVCEETENLPPPPAFLLESSSPTVSPTPRRSISVSETVRTLTELRHTPASPSLLRKVTGQQQAHNPTGVQHNTVLQITRSSVERSCSAARSASQERGSVGAQTTNVTGGATSGAVSQADQSAGQGQGPGGVGQGFMAVLNAKLIGTMSGNAATGINAIGSPKSLRKQLLSEQQQQQQQSNKNVKAAAPGFLETLNAKLAQQQQALQQTGNSTSRSASIRRIMGNRVPIVDPIQVRDSLMDQIRRGTSLRKTSGPINDRSAPKIY; translated from the exons AGCTGCCATTTTGGCTATTTCTGCATATCTCGAGACTTTTCAGAAAATAGCGGATGCTGCAACTAATGCCAGAG GTGCAACTAAGGAAATTGGAACAGCTTTGACACGAATATGTTTGAGACATAAAGCAGTAGAAACTCGTATGAAGTCATTTACTAg CGCTATTATGGACTGTTTGGTGCTGCCTTTACAAGAGAAATTGGAAGATTGGAAGAAGTCTTTGATCAATTTAGACAAAGAACATGCCAAAG AATTCAAAAAGGCAAGGGCGGAATTAAAGAAACGCTCTACCGACACTCTGCGTCTGCAGAAGAAGAAAGCACGAAAGGTACAAGTTCACTTACACGTTCAAGGACAGTCTCAAGGCCATGGGACGTATTCCGATGTGGAGCTCAATAAGATGCTGGAGTCGTCAGCGGCAGTCGTTCAGGAGAAAAGACTGAGTTTGGAAGAAACGGAACGAAAAGCTGTCCGTGCAGCCCTTCTCGAGGAGAGGGGCAGATTTTGTCTCCTCGCCCGATTCTTGAAACCCGTGCTC GACGAGGAGGTAGCGATGTTAATGGAATTGACGCATCTGCAAGAGGTCTCCGATCAATTGCAAAGACACGCTGCGTCGCCGCATCACTTACCGCCTGCATCCGAGCAGGTAATAACGGACATAAAAGGTTGCGACGTTACTCAGTGGTCTTTGGCTACACCGCCGTCGAGTCCGTCGTTGTCTCTTGGATCGAGGAAGAGTTCTATGTGTTCGATCAGTTCTCTAACTAGTAGCAGTAGTGGATCTTGTAAAAGCCATCCGAGCCCATCTGGACATCCGTGGCACAGATCGCTTTCTCAG GAAACGTCCGTTCAGTACGACCGGCAAAATCCGGGCGCGGTAAACGAAAGGCCGCATACCATTTCCTCTG CGTACGAAAAAGGGCATCAGAGACCGGCGCTGAGCGTTTACACATTCCAAGCTCCGGATCGTACCGACAGTAGCAGCTGCTGTCACAGCCAGCCTGCCTCTCCGgtttcctcttcttcctcatGTTCTTCCTCGAATCAGCTGTCTAGGGTGCAGCTCCGTAGAAATAATGGCGGCAATCGTCCACCTATACCGAATAGGTGTTCTAGTTTGGAACGACCGACGATTCCAATGAAGAACGAGCCGCCTGGGAGTCCTCGAGGAAAACCGAAGTTACCTCTTCCAGCTCATTTGGCGAAAG AATTGGCGACCCATCAGCTTCAACAACCGATGTACGTAAACATGCACGAGTTGGCGAATCTAGCTGCCAGTCGTGCTCAGGAAATGCAATTTCCAttgcctcctcctcctcctcctccttcgaCATTAACGGCACCAGGAACCGACAAG ACCGAAGTCTTGGAGAAAGATGCCGGCAGTCACACGTCCGAGTCTAGTTTGGAGTCTAGCAGTGGATACGGAAGCCAAAACACTTTGCCGCACTCTCATTCGCTTCACAATCAAAACGAGAACACGTGGAACGTACCTGGGGCCGCGGCCACATTATCACGCAGAGGTTCGGCACAACAAACGAATAGACCGCCGCCGCCAACGAGACGCACGTCCACCGTCATCACCGCGCCTCCCACCTCGTCCGTCAATGAAGAACGGGGCGAGAATGTTTGTGAAGAGACAGAGAATCTTCCACCACCACCTGCGTTTCTTCTCGAAAGCTCTTCGCCCACAGTTAGCCCTACGCCTCGGag ATCTATCTCCGTTTCCGAGACTGTGAGGACTCTAACTGAGCTTCGTCATACGCCAGCTAGTCCATCGCTTTTACGGAAGGTTACCGGCCAGCAGCAGGCGCACAATCCTACGGGCGTCCAGCATAATACCGTTCTACAGATTACTCGTTCGTCGGTGGAACGTTCTTGTTCGGCTGCCCGATCAGCGTCCCAAGAACGCGGATCCGTCGGCGCTCAAACGACTAACGTAACCGGTGGTGCTACCAGTGGTGCCGTCAGTCAAGCTGATCAATCTGCGGGTCAAGGACAGGGACCGGGCGGCGTGGGCCAGGGTTTCATGGCAGTGCTCAACGCTAAACTCATCGGTACCATGAGCGGCAATGCCGCGACGGGCATAAACGCGATTGGCAGTCCAAAGTCTCTCAGGAAGCAGTTGCTCTCAgaacaacaacagcagcaacaacagtCCAACAAGAACGTCAAAGCAGCAGCTCCCGGCTTCCTCGAGACATTAAACGCTAAACTGGCGCAGCAACAGCAGGCCCTACAGCAGACGGGAAACAGTACGAGCAGATCTGCGAGTATCAGGCGCATCATGGGTAATCGCGTGCCCATCGTGGACCCTATTCAAGTAAGAGACTCCCTCATGGATCAAATTAGACGAGGTACCTCGCTGAGGAAGACCAGCGGCCCGATTAACGATCGTTCGGCGCCCAAAATCTACTGA
- the LOC105834241 gene encoding protein MTSS 2 isoform X3, protein MDATIERECSALGGLFQQIITDMKNGAPLWEDLISKATKLHASLRAAILAISAYLETFQKIADAATNARGATKEIGTALTRICLRHKAVETRMKSFTSAIMDCLVLPLQEKLEDWKKSLINLDKEHAKEFKKARAELKKRSTDTLRLQKKKARKVQVHLHVQGQSQGHGTYSDVELNKMLESSAAVVQEKRLSLEETERKAVRAALLEERGRFCLLARFLKPVLDEEVAMLMELTHLQEVSDQLQRHAASPHHLPPASEQVITDIKGCDVTQWSLATPPSSPSLSLGSRKSSMCSISSLTSSSSGSCKSHPSPSGHPWHRSLSQVSNVSSLSNQSTGCTVTRPTSTWPDLQETSVQYDRQNPGAVNERPHTISSAYEKGHQRPALSVYTFQAPDRTDSSSCCHSQPASPVSSSSSCSSSNQLSRVQLRRNNGGNRPPIPNRCSSLERPTIPMKNEPPGSPRGKPKLPLPAHLAKELATHQLQQPMYVNMHELANLAASRAQEMQFPLPPPPPPPSTLTAPGTDKTEVLEKDAGSHTSESSLESSSGYGSQNTLPHSHSLHNQNENTWNVPGAAATLSRRGSAQQTNRPPPPTRRTSTVITAPPTSSVNEERGENVCEETENLPPPPAFLLESSSPTVSPTPRRSISVSETVRTLTELRHTPASPSLLRKVTGQQQAHNPTGVQHNTVLQITRSSVERSCSAARSASQERGSVGAQTTNVTGGATSGAVSQADQSAGQGQGPGGVGQGFMAVLNAKLIGTMSGNAATGINAIGSPKSLRKQLLSEQQQQQQQSNKNVKAAAPGFLETLNAKLAQQQQALQQTGNSTSRSASIRRIMGNRVPIVDPIQVRDSLMDQIRRGTSLRKTSGPINDRSAPKIY, encoded by the exons AGCTGCCATTTTGGCTATTTCTGCATATCTCGAGACTTTTCAGAAAATAGCGGATGCTGCAACTAATGCCAGAG GTGCAACTAAGGAAATTGGAACAGCTTTGACACGAATATGTTTGAGACATAAAGCAGTAGAAACTCGTATGAAGTCATTTACTAg CGCTATTATGGACTGTTTGGTGCTGCCTTTACAAGAGAAATTGGAAGATTGGAAGAAGTCTTTGATCAATTTAGACAAAGAACATGCCAAAG AATTCAAAAAGGCAAGGGCGGAATTAAAGAAACGCTCTACCGACACTCTGCGTCTGCAGAAGAAGAAAGCACGAAAGGTACAAGTTCACTTACACGTTCAAGGACAGTCTCAAGGCCATGGGACGTATTCCGATGTGGAGCTCAATAAGATGCTGGAGTCGTCAGCGGCAGTCGTTCAGGAGAAAAGACTGAGTTTGGAAGAAACGGAACGAAAAGCTGTCCGTGCAGCCCTTCTCGAGGAGAGGGGCAGATTTTGTCTCCTCGCCCGATTCTTGAAACCCGTGCTC GACGAGGAGGTAGCGATGTTAATGGAATTGACGCATCTGCAAGAGGTCTCCGATCAATTGCAAAGACACGCTGCGTCGCCGCATCACTTACCGCCTGCATCCGAGCAGGTAATAACGGACATAAAAGGTTGCGACGTTACTCAGTGGTCTTTGGCTACACCGCCGTCGAGTCCGTCGTTGTCTCTTGGATCGAGGAAGAGTTCTATGTGTTCGATCAGTTCTCTAACTAGTAGCAGTAGTGGATCTTGTAAAAGCCATCCGAGCCCATCTGGACATCCGTGGCACAGATCGCTTTCTCAG GTATCGAATGTGTCTTCTCTAAGTAATCAAAGTACCGGTTGCACTGTAACGCGACCAACTTCTACTTGGCCTGATTTGCAGGAAACGTCCGTTCAGTACGACCGGCAAAATCCGGGCGCGGTAAACGAAAGGCCGCATACCATTTCCTCTG CGTACGAAAAAGGGCATCAGAGACCGGCGCTGAGCGTTTACACATTCCAAGCTCCGGATCGTACCGACAGTAGCAGCTGCTGTCACAGCCAGCCTGCCTCTCCGgtttcctcttcttcctcatGTTCTTCCTCGAATCAGCTGTCTAGGGTGCAGCTCCGTAGAAATAATGGCGGCAATCGTCCACCTATACCGAATAGGTGTTCTAGTTTGGAACGACCGACGATTCCAATGAAGAACGAGCCGCCTGGGAGTCCTCGAGGAAAACCGAAGTTACCTCTTCCAGCTCATTTGGCGAAAG AATTGGCGACCCATCAGCTTCAACAACCGATGTACGTAAACATGCACGAGTTGGCGAATCTAGCTGCCAGTCGTGCTCAGGAAATGCAATTTCCAttgcctcctcctcctcctcctccttcgaCATTAACGGCACCAGGAACCGACAAG ACCGAAGTCTTGGAGAAAGATGCCGGCAGTCACACGTCCGAGTCTAGTTTGGAGTCTAGCAGTGGATACGGAAGCCAAAACACTTTGCCGCACTCTCATTCGCTTCACAATCAAAACGAGAACACGTGGAACGTACCTGGGGCCGCGGCCACATTATCACGCAGAGGTTCGGCACAACAAACGAATAGACCGCCGCCGCCAACGAGACGCACGTCCACCGTCATCACCGCGCCTCCCACCTCGTCCGTCAATGAAGAACGGGGCGAGAATGTTTGTGAAGAGACAGAGAATCTTCCACCACCACCTGCGTTTCTTCTCGAAAGCTCTTCGCCCACAGTTAGCCCTACGCCTCGGag ATCTATCTCCGTTTCCGAGACTGTGAGGACTCTAACTGAGCTTCGTCATACGCCAGCTAGTCCATCGCTTTTACGGAAGGTTACCGGCCAGCAGCAGGCGCACAATCCTACGGGCGTCCAGCATAATACCGTTCTACAGATTACTCGTTCGTCGGTGGAACGTTCTTGTTCGGCTGCCCGATCAGCGTCCCAAGAACGCGGATCCGTCGGCGCTCAAACGACTAACGTAACCGGTGGTGCTACCAGTGGTGCCGTCAGTCAAGCTGATCAATCTGCGGGTCAAGGACAGGGACCGGGCGGCGTGGGCCAGGGTTTCATGGCAGTGCTCAACGCTAAACTCATCGGTACCATGAGCGGCAATGCCGCGACGGGCATAAACGCGATTGGCAGTCCAAAGTCTCTCAGGAAGCAGTTGCTCTCAgaacaacaacagcagcaacaacagtCCAACAAGAACGTCAAAGCAGCAGCTCCCGGCTTCCTCGAGACATTAAACGCTAAACTGGCGCAGCAACAGCAGGCCCTACAGCAGACGGGAAACAGTACGAGCAGATCTGCGAGTATCAGGCGCATCATGGGTAATCGCGTGCCCATCGTGGACCCTATTCAAGTAAGAGACTCCCTCATGGATCAAATTAGACGAGGTACCTCGCTGAGGAAGACCAGCGGCCCGATTAACGATCGTTCGGCGCCCAAAATCTACTGA
- the LOC105834241 gene encoding protein MTSS 2 isoform X2, translating to MDATIERECSALGGLFQQIITDMKNGAPLWEDLISKATKLHASLRAAILAISAYLETFQKIADAATNARGATKEIGTALTRICLRHKAVETRMKSFTSAIMDCLVLPLQEKLEDWKKSLINLDKEHAKEFKKARAELKKRSTDTLRLQKKKARKVQVHLHVQGQSQGHGTYSDVELNKMLESSAAVVQEKRLSLEETERKAVRAALLEERGRFCLLARFLKPVLDEEVAMLMELTHLQEVSDQLQRHAASPHHLPPASEQVITDIKGCDVTQWSLATPPSSPSLSLGSRKSSMCSISSLTSSSSGSCKSHPSPSGHPWHRSLSQPVGVRPASISGIATLRHLTSGSSRDSGFTSQDTLYNQPISEHQETSVQYDRQNPGAVNERPHTISSAYEKGHQRPALSVYTFQAPDRTDSSSCCHSQPASPVSSSSSCSSSNQLSRVQLRRNNGGNRPPIPNRCSSLERPTIPMKNEPPGSPRGKPKLPLPAHLAKELATHQLQQPMYVNMHELANLAASRAQEMQFPLPPPPPPPSTLTAPGTDKTEVLEKDAGSHTSESSLESSSGYGSQNTLPHSHSLHNQNENTWNVPGAAATLSRRGSAQQTNRPPPPTRRTSTVITAPPTSSVNEERGENVCEETENLPPPPAFLLESSSPTVSPTPRRSISVSETVRTLTELRHTPASPSLLRKVTGQQQAHNPTGVQHNTVLQITRSSVERSCSAARSASQERGSVGAQTTNVTGGATSGAVSQADQSAGQGQGPGGVGQGFMAVLNAKLIGTMSGNAATGINAIGSPKSLRKQLLSEQQQQQQQSNKNVKAAAPGFLETLNAKLAQQQQALQQTGNSTSRSASIRRIMGNRVPIVDPIQVRDSLMDQIRRGTSLRKTSGPINDRSAPKIY from the exons AGCTGCCATTTTGGCTATTTCTGCATATCTCGAGACTTTTCAGAAAATAGCGGATGCTGCAACTAATGCCAGAG GTGCAACTAAGGAAATTGGAACAGCTTTGACACGAATATGTTTGAGACATAAAGCAGTAGAAACTCGTATGAAGTCATTTACTAg CGCTATTATGGACTGTTTGGTGCTGCCTTTACAAGAGAAATTGGAAGATTGGAAGAAGTCTTTGATCAATTTAGACAAAGAACATGCCAAAG AATTCAAAAAGGCAAGGGCGGAATTAAAGAAACGCTCTACCGACACTCTGCGTCTGCAGAAGAAGAAAGCACGAAAGGTACAAGTTCACTTACACGTTCAAGGACAGTCTCAAGGCCATGGGACGTATTCCGATGTGGAGCTCAATAAGATGCTGGAGTCGTCAGCGGCAGTCGTTCAGGAGAAAAGACTGAGTTTGGAAGAAACGGAACGAAAAGCTGTCCGTGCAGCCCTTCTCGAGGAGAGGGGCAGATTTTGTCTCCTCGCCCGATTCTTGAAACCCGTGCTC GACGAGGAGGTAGCGATGTTAATGGAATTGACGCATCTGCAAGAGGTCTCCGATCAATTGCAAAGACACGCTGCGTCGCCGCATCACTTACCGCCTGCATCCGAGCAGGTAATAACGGACATAAAAGGTTGCGACGTTACTCAGTGGTCTTTGGCTACACCGCCGTCGAGTCCGTCGTTGTCTCTTGGATCGAGGAAGAGTTCTATGTGTTCGATCAGTTCTCTAACTAGTAGCAGTAGTGGATCTTGTAAAAGCCATCCGAGCCCATCTGGACATCCGTGGCACAGATCGCTTTCTCAG CCAGTTGGTGTCAGACCCGCCAGCATCAGCGGCATCGCCACGCTGCGCCACTTGACCAGTGGCAGTTCCCGCGATTCTGGTTTTACGTCACAGGACACCTTGTACAATCAACCGATTTCCGAACATCAG GAAACGTCCGTTCAGTACGACCGGCAAAATCCGGGCGCGGTAAACGAAAGGCCGCATACCATTTCCTCTG CGTACGAAAAAGGGCATCAGAGACCGGCGCTGAGCGTTTACACATTCCAAGCTCCGGATCGTACCGACAGTAGCAGCTGCTGTCACAGCCAGCCTGCCTCTCCGgtttcctcttcttcctcatGTTCTTCCTCGAATCAGCTGTCTAGGGTGCAGCTCCGTAGAAATAATGGCGGCAATCGTCCACCTATACCGAATAGGTGTTCTAGTTTGGAACGACCGACGATTCCAATGAAGAACGAGCCGCCTGGGAGTCCTCGAGGAAAACCGAAGTTACCTCTTCCAGCTCATTTGGCGAAAG AATTGGCGACCCATCAGCTTCAACAACCGATGTACGTAAACATGCACGAGTTGGCGAATCTAGCTGCCAGTCGTGCTCAGGAAATGCAATTTCCAttgcctcctcctcctcctcctccttcgaCATTAACGGCACCAGGAACCGACAAG ACCGAAGTCTTGGAGAAAGATGCCGGCAGTCACACGTCCGAGTCTAGTTTGGAGTCTAGCAGTGGATACGGAAGCCAAAACACTTTGCCGCACTCTCATTCGCTTCACAATCAAAACGAGAACACGTGGAACGTACCTGGGGCCGCGGCCACATTATCACGCAGAGGTTCGGCACAACAAACGAATAGACCGCCGCCGCCAACGAGACGCACGTCCACCGTCATCACCGCGCCTCCCACCTCGTCCGTCAATGAAGAACGGGGCGAGAATGTTTGTGAAGAGACAGAGAATCTTCCACCACCACCTGCGTTTCTTCTCGAAAGCTCTTCGCCCACAGTTAGCCCTACGCCTCGGag ATCTATCTCCGTTTCCGAGACTGTGAGGACTCTAACTGAGCTTCGTCATACGCCAGCTAGTCCATCGCTTTTACGGAAGGTTACCGGCCAGCAGCAGGCGCACAATCCTACGGGCGTCCAGCATAATACCGTTCTACAGATTACTCGTTCGTCGGTGGAACGTTCTTGTTCGGCTGCCCGATCAGCGTCCCAAGAACGCGGATCCGTCGGCGCTCAAACGACTAACGTAACCGGTGGTGCTACCAGTGGTGCCGTCAGTCAAGCTGATCAATCTGCGGGTCAAGGACAGGGACCGGGCGGCGTGGGCCAGGGTTTCATGGCAGTGCTCAACGCTAAACTCATCGGTACCATGAGCGGCAATGCCGCGACGGGCATAAACGCGATTGGCAGTCCAAAGTCTCTCAGGAAGCAGTTGCTCTCAgaacaacaacagcagcaacaacagtCCAACAAGAACGTCAAAGCAGCAGCTCCCGGCTTCCTCGAGACATTAAACGCTAAACTGGCGCAGCAACAGCAGGCCCTACAGCAGACGGGAAACAGTACGAGCAGATCTGCGAGTATCAGGCGCATCATGGGTAATCGCGTGCCCATCGTGGACCCTATTCAAGTAAGAGACTCCCTCATGGATCAAATTAGACGAGGTACCTCGCTGAGGAAGACCAGCGGCCCGATTAACGATCGTTCGGCGCCCAAAATCTACTGA
- the LOC105834241 gene encoding uncharacterized protein LOC105834241 isoform X1, with product MDATIERECSALGGLFQQIITDMKNGAPLWEDLISKATKLHASLRAAILAISAYLETFQKIADAATNARGATKEIGTALTRICLRHKAVETRMKSFTSAIMDCLVLPLQEKLEDWKKSLINLDKEHAKEFKKARAELKKRSTDTLRLQKKKARKVQVHLHVQGQSQGHGTYSDVELNKMLESSAAVVQEKRLSLEETERKAVRAALLEERGRFCLLARFLKPVLDEEVAMLMELTHLQEVSDQLQRHAASPHHLPPASEQVITDIKGCDVTQWSLATPPSSPSLSLGSRKSSMCSISSLTSSSSGSCKSHPSPSGHPWHRSLSQPVGVRPASISGIATLRHLTSGSSRDSGFTSQDTLYNQPISEHQVSNVSSLSNQSTGCTVTRPTSTWPDLQETSVQYDRQNPGAVNERPHTISSAYEKGHQRPALSVYTFQAPDRTDSSSCCHSQPASPVSSSSSCSSSNQLSRVQLRRNNGGNRPPIPNRCSSLERPTIPMKNEPPGSPRGKPKLPLPAHLAKELATHQLQQPMYVNMHELANLAASRAQEMQFPLPPPPPPPSTLTAPGTDKTEVLEKDAGSHTSESSLESSSGYGSQNTLPHSHSLHNQNENTWNVPGAAATLSRRGSAQQTNRPPPPTRRTSTVITAPPTSSVNEERGENVCEETENLPPPPAFLLESSSPTVSPTPRRSISVSETVRTLTELRHTPASPSLLRKVTGQQQAHNPTGVQHNTVLQITRSSVERSCSAARSASQERGSVGAQTTNVTGGATSGAVSQADQSAGQGQGPGGVGQGFMAVLNAKLIGTMSGNAATGINAIGSPKSLRKQLLSEQQQQQQQSNKNVKAAAPGFLETLNAKLAQQQQALQQTGNSTSRSASIRRIMGNRVPIVDPIQVRDSLMDQIRRGTSLRKTSGPINDRSAPKIY from the exons AGCTGCCATTTTGGCTATTTCTGCATATCTCGAGACTTTTCAGAAAATAGCGGATGCTGCAACTAATGCCAGAG GTGCAACTAAGGAAATTGGAACAGCTTTGACACGAATATGTTTGAGACATAAAGCAGTAGAAACTCGTATGAAGTCATTTACTAg CGCTATTATGGACTGTTTGGTGCTGCCTTTACAAGAGAAATTGGAAGATTGGAAGAAGTCTTTGATCAATTTAGACAAAGAACATGCCAAAG AATTCAAAAAGGCAAGGGCGGAATTAAAGAAACGCTCTACCGACACTCTGCGTCTGCAGAAGAAGAAAGCACGAAAGGTACAAGTTCACTTACACGTTCAAGGACAGTCTCAAGGCCATGGGACGTATTCCGATGTGGAGCTCAATAAGATGCTGGAGTCGTCAGCGGCAGTCGTTCAGGAGAAAAGACTGAGTTTGGAAGAAACGGAACGAAAAGCTGTCCGTGCAGCCCTTCTCGAGGAGAGGGGCAGATTTTGTCTCCTCGCCCGATTCTTGAAACCCGTGCTC GACGAGGAGGTAGCGATGTTAATGGAATTGACGCATCTGCAAGAGGTCTCCGATCAATTGCAAAGACACGCTGCGTCGCCGCATCACTTACCGCCTGCATCCGAGCAGGTAATAACGGACATAAAAGGTTGCGACGTTACTCAGTGGTCTTTGGCTACACCGCCGTCGAGTCCGTCGTTGTCTCTTGGATCGAGGAAGAGTTCTATGTGTTCGATCAGTTCTCTAACTAGTAGCAGTAGTGGATCTTGTAAAAGCCATCCGAGCCCATCTGGACATCCGTGGCACAGATCGCTTTCTCAG CCAGTTGGTGTCAGACCCGCCAGCATCAGCGGCATCGCCACGCTGCGCCACTTGACCAGTGGCAGTTCCCGCGATTCTGGTTTTACGTCACAGGACACCTTGTACAATCAACCGATTTCCGAACATCAG GTATCGAATGTGTCTTCTCTAAGTAATCAAAGTACCGGTTGCACTGTAACGCGACCAACTTCTACTTGGCCTGATTTGCAGGAAACGTCCGTTCAGTACGACCGGCAAAATCCGGGCGCGGTAAACGAAAGGCCGCATACCATTTCCTCTG CGTACGAAAAAGGGCATCAGAGACCGGCGCTGAGCGTTTACACATTCCAAGCTCCGGATCGTACCGACAGTAGCAGCTGCTGTCACAGCCAGCCTGCCTCTCCGgtttcctcttcttcctcatGTTCTTCCTCGAATCAGCTGTCTAGGGTGCAGCTCCGTAGAAATAATGGCGGCAATCGTCCACCTATACCGAATAGGTGTTCTAGTTTGGAACGACCGACGATTCCAATGAAGAACGAGCCGCCTGGGAGTCCTCGAGGAAAACCGAAGTTACCTCTTCCAGCTCATTTGGCGAAAG AATTGGCGACCCATCAGCTTCAACAACCGATGTACGTAAACATGCACGAGTTGGCGAATCTAGCTGCCAGTCGTGCTCAGGAAATGCAATTTCCAttgcctcctcctcctcctcctccttcgaCATTAACGGCACCAGGAACCGACAAG ACCGAAGTCTTGGAGAAAGATGCCGGCAGTCACACGTCCGAGTCTAGTTTGGAGTCTAGCAGTGGATACGGAAGCCAAAACACTTTGCCGCACTCTCATTCGCTTCACAATCAAAACGAGAACACGTGGAACGTACCTGGGGCCGCGGCCACATTATCACGCAGAGGTTCGGCACAACAAACGAATAGACCGCCGCCGCCAACGAGACGCACGTCCACCGTCATCACCGCGCCTCCCACCTCGTCCGTCAATGAAGAACGGGGCGAGAATGTTTGTGAAGAGACAGAGAATCTTCCACCACCACCTGCGTTTCTTCTCGAAAGCTCTTCGCCCACAGTTAGCCCTACGCCTCGGag ATCTATCTCCGTTTCCGAGACTGTGAGGACTCTAACTGAGCTTCGTCATACGCCAGCTAGTCCATCGCTTTTACGGAAGGTTACCGGCCAGCAGCAGGCGCACAATCCTACGGGCGTCCAGCATAATACCGTTCTACAGATTACTCGTTCGTCGGTGGAACGTTCTTGTTCGGCTGCCCGATCAGCGTCCCAAGAACGCGGATCCGTCGGCGCTCAAACGACTAACGTAACCGGTGGTGCTACCAGTGGTGCCGTCAGTCAAGCTGATCAATCTGCGGGTCAAGGACAGGGACCGGGCGGCGTGGGCCAGGGTTTCATGGCAGTGCTCAACGCTAAACTCATCGGTACCATGAGCGGCAATGCCGCGACGGGCATAAACGCGATTGGCAGTCCAAAGTCTCTCAGGAAGCAGTTGCTCTCAgaacaacaacagcagcaacaacagtCCAACAAGAACGTCAAAGCAGCAGCTCCCGGCTTCCTCGAGACATTAAACGCTAAACTGGCGCAGCAACAGCAGGCCCTACAGCAGACGGGAAACAGTACGAGCAGATCTGCGAGTATCAGGCGCATCATGGGTAATCGCGTGCCCATCGTGGACCCTATTCAAGTAAGAGACTCCCTCATGGATCAAATTAGACGAGGTACCTCGCTGAGGAAGACCAGCGGCCCGATTAACGATCGTTCGGCGCCCAAAATCTACTGA